One Bombus fervidus isolate BK054 chromosome 5, iyBomFerv1, whole genome shotgun sequence DNA window includes the following coding sequences:
- the Cep164 gene encoding centrosomal protein 164 isoform X4, which produces MSISQESAATIVCKEIFDGTSHPSDEEVLEYARRLGIDPETEPHLLNLAREGLMAALPKGWLPCFHETSGAWYYYQASTGITTWQHPLDAVYKEMVEQARAGNAKPDNTRQISVEEDSKTTAKDFESHEEATLPKESSPSKESVKQSIKTIPPPTRIPTKLTPLKKLDKIDGARKKDAMGQDKQLYKREDSKIDNPLATNRAARDYTNLKFQDPRFYECPKLLETIASTATTNTSAVTTPKQEIDLKEVLKRSESLSPRHEKDWEQLSSRFSSEENIIDIDKLSITTLARSEKSEKFDKEKHPSQFGQQKELTLSGGGTMFLKSNRSRDTTPSHEGAKLDDFRTMLIPDESSNVGGDKLKSILREKQSEDDDRPVDEERKSVRFDIEKELDIRFTYSRSEDDSESEPEEQEVQMLAMFSNRDTDWIPSSQKTICQRFNEETKEESEDKIDEGIRKSSSLEKIEGSKKNGKVVGKRFVVRNVSENEHRKRFVPQNVSDKEHRMQMTRDSLSGESLSRESSLDYTYTNKFNKIKNIDLVSKSETTDYSDSETRRKNRSKVDFLRNEQTDDDDTSDVPRVYRELDLVEKQRNEVAGKQEQGRNSKSETDYSDIDARRRNKSKVDFSRNEQTDDDDTSDFPKFYRDAGGKQEQDKNLEETKIRLSQEHEKDIEALQKQYKDKLEQTKKELEENFLEQKKQLEKNMNDKLEESRRKMVEKEEREIQKLIAEMDEAKLENLRKVKAELEVCYEKERQEILANLKTELDERKGELLELRNQEIGKLENEHERDLDEEKLAKLSEIKLTKQHSARIKAMKKELDKNFDELRSQVREQQRENISKITEEHEQRLVEIVRDFRINEDRTRKMYKQHLEEIRADFSREVEKEARKQTGRAIHQESIEFEKMRCEKRLLQDKYMALKEKYMKLKKEVRLAIERRSKRKEGYTTASETERSTSTRTRTDRTESSEQNTPLRNTHSSSATTNTKAHETQTTMNEQSEELHDPNEPNVQKANSGFQKSTATSNAKNVRFQPDDTSIASETNANTTTTKKNISKKVTSTAKPTATTGNNNNNNNNNLENPVENIRKQLEKLEDLGDQLPSNETAYTLRYPFQDKAPANASSELEFFRHRIHVERDSVKRAREALRHQENVFQGRQRAWKQRSVRATLEQLVQEERELSDMEVNLHRTKSLLGEKVIQLRHLEQSLERVVNAKTNENDATSTKNEELTLSDMSSVSSGISSTDLATDTFIGVDGNHRKPGKPKLGNT; this is translated from the exons ATGAGTATTTCTCAGGAAAGCGCAGCCACAATCGTGTGCAAGGAGATCTTCGACGGCACCTCGCATCCGTCAGACGAAG AGGTGCTCGAATATGCGAGGCGCTTGGGAATCGATCCGGAAACAGAACCACACCTCCTGAATTTGGCTCGGGAGGGCCTGATGGCGGCCCTCCCGAAGGGATGGTTACCATGCTTCCATGAAACCAGCGGCGCTTGGTACTACTATCAGGCTTCCACCGGAATCACCACCTGGCAACATCCTCTGGACGCAGTCTACAAGGAGATGGTCGAGCAGGCTAGGGCTGGCAACGCTAAACCTGATAACACCAGGCAAATCAGCGTTG AAGAGGACTCGAAAACAACAGCGAAGGATTTCGAGTCTCACGAGGAAGCAACTCTGCCCAAGGAATCCTCTCCGTCGAAGGAATCTGTAAAACAATCTATCAAAACCATTCCCCCACCTACCAGAATCCCTACGAAATTGACACCTCTGAAAAAATTGGATAAAATTGATGGTGCAAGGAAGAAGGACGCTATGGGTCAAGACAAACAGCTGTATAAACGAGAAGACTCGAAAATAGATAATCCTCTGGCAACTAACAGAGCCGCCAGGGATTACACCAACCTCAAATTTCAAGATCCGAGGTTCTACGAGTGCCCCAAGCTTCTAGAAACAATCGCATCAACCGCAACCACCAATACGTCCGCGGTTACTACGCCAAAGCAGGAGATAGATTTAAAGGAAGTGCTAAAGAGATCGGAATCTCTTAGTCCGAGGCACGAGAAAGACTGGGAACAGTTGTCCAGCAGATTCAGTTCCGAAGAGAATATTATAGATATCGATAAACTCAGCATCACCACGCTAGCCAGGTCAGAGAAGTCTGAAAAGTTTGATAAGGAGAAACACCCGAGTCAGTTTGGTCAACAAAAGGAACTCACTCTAAGTGGCGGAGGGACTATGTTTCTGAAGAGCAACAGAAGCAGAGACACTACACCTAGTCACGAAGGCGCTAAACTTGATGATTTCAGGACCATGCTGATCCCGGACGAGAGCAGCAACGTCGGTGGAGACAAGTTGAAATCGATTCTCAGAGAAAAACAATCCGAGGATG ACGACAGACCAGTGGACGAAGAGCGGAAAAGCGTACGCTTCGACATAGAAAAGGAATTGGACATCAGGTTCACCTATTCCAGGTCCGAAGACGATTCGGAGTCCGAACCTGAGGAGCAGGAAGTTCAGATGCTCGCGATGTTTTCTAACCGAGATACCGATTGGATTCCTTCGTCGCAAAAGACAATTTGTCAAAGATTCAACGAAGAAACCAAAGAGGAGTCCGAAGACAAAATCGATGAGGGTATCAGGAAGAGTTCGTCGTTGGAGAAAATCGAAGGATCGAAGAAAAATGGGAAAGTCGTGGGCAAGAGGTTCGTCGTTCGGAACGTTTCCGAGAACGAGCATCGTAAAAGATTTGTTCCGCAGAACGTTTCTGACAAGGAGCACCGTATGCAGATGACAAGAGATAGTTTATCCGGAGAAAGTTTGTCGAGGGAGAGCAGCTTGGATTACACGTACAccaataaatttaacaaaatcaaAAACATCGATCTGGTCTCGAAAAGCGAGACCACCGATTACAGCGACTCCGAAACGCGCCGAAAGAACAGATCGAAGGTAGATTTCTTACGAAACGAACAGACCGACGACGATGATACCTCGGACGTTCCTAGAGTCTATCGCGAACTCGATCTCGTAGAGAAGCAACGCAACGAGGTTGCTGGGAAACAGGAACAGGGTAGGAACTCGAAAAGCGAAACCGATTACAGTGACATCGACGCGCGCCGGAGGAACAAATCAAAAGTAGATTTTTCGCGAAACGAACAGACCGATGACGATGATACCTCAGACTTTCCTAAGTTTTATCGTGATGCTGGCGGAAAACAGGAGCAGGACAAGAATCTGGAGGAAACGAAAATAAGGTTGAGTCAAGAACATGAAAAGGACATCGAAGCCTTGCAAAAACAGTACAAAGATAAATTAGAGCAAACGAAGAAAGAGTTGGAGGAGAATTTCCTGGAGCAGAAGAAGCAGCTAGAGAAAAACATGAACGACAAGCTAGAGGAATCGAGGCGGAAAATGGTTGAAAag GAGGAACGGGAGATTCAGAAATTAATCGCAGAAATGGACGAGGCTAAACTGGAGAACTTGAGGAAGGTGAAGGCCGAATTGGAAGTCTGCTACGAAAAGGAGAGACAGGAAATTTTGGCGAATCTGAAGACGGAACTCGACGAGAGAAAAGGTGAACTGCTGGAACTACGGAACCAAGAAATAGGAAAGTTGGAGAACGAACACGAACGTGATCTAGACGAGGAGAAACTCGCGAAACTTAGCGAGATCAAACTGACGAAACAGCACTCCGCGAGAATTAAAGCTATGAAGAAGGAATTGGACAAGAACTTTGACGAATTACGCTCTCAAGTACGGGAGCAGCAGAGggagaatatttcgaaaatcaCGGAGGAGCACGAGCAACGTCTGGTTGAAATTGTACGCGATTTTAGAATCAAC GAGGATCGCACTCGCAAGATGTATAAGCAACATTTGGAGGAGATTCGTGCCGATTTTTCACGCGAAGTAGAAAAAGAAGCGAGGAAACAGACAGGAAGAGCTATTCACCAAGAGAGCATCGAATTCGAGAAAATGCGTTGCGAAAAGCGACTACTGCAAGACAAATATATGGCGTTGAAggagaaatatatgaaattaaagaagGAGGTTCGTTTGGCTATCGAGAGGAGGAGCAAAAGGAAGGAGGGATACACCACGGCTTCGGAAACCGAAAGGTCAACGTCAACGAGAACGAGAACCGACAGAACCGAGTCATCGGAACAAAA TACTCCACTACGAAACACGCACTCGAGCTCGGCGACGACGAACACTAAAGCGCACGAGACTCAGACGACCATGAACGAGCAGTCGGAAGAATTACACGATCCGAACGAACCGAACGTTCAGAAGGCGAACTCGGGGTTTCAGAAGAGCACAGCTACGTCGAACGCGAAGAACGTGAGATTCCAACCTGACGACACGAGCATCGCCAGCGAGACGAACGCCAACACGACCACCACGAAGAAGAACATCAGCAAGAAAGTAACCAGCACCGCGAAACCCACCGCTACCACCGGaaacaacaataataacaataataataacctCGAGAACCCGGTCGAGAACATTAGGAAACAATTGGAAAAGCTCGAGGATCTCGGTGATCAACTGCCAAGCAACGAAACGGCCTATACATTGCGATATCCTTTCCAAGATAAAG CGCCGGCGAATGCCTCTTCGGAGCTGGAGTTCTTTCGGCACCGAATTCACGTCGAAAGGGATTCAGTGAAGAGGGCACGGGAGGCGCTTCGACACCAGGAGAACGTATTCCAGGGACGGCAGAGGGCTTGGAAGCAACGTAGCGTCCGAGCAACCCTCGAGCAATTAGTTCag GAGGAACGCGAACTCTCGGACATGGAAGTGAACTTGCATCGAACTAAGAGCCTTCTGGGTGAGAAAGTGATCCAATTAAGGCACTTGGAGCAATCTCTGGAGAGAGTGGTTAATGCTAAAACCAACGAAAATGACGCGACTTCGACGAAGAACGAAGAACTGACGTTGAGCGATATGTCTAGCGTGAGCAGTGGTATCAGTTCAACCGACTTGGCAACGGATACGTTTATAG GAGTCGACGGAAATCATCGCAAGCCTGGAAAACCTAAACTCGGAAATACGTGA
- the Cep164 gene encoding centrosomal protein 164 isoform X5 has product MSISQESAATIVCKEIFDGTSHPSDEEVLEYARRLGIDPETEPHLLNLAREGLMAALPKGWLPCFHETSGAWYYYQASTGITTWQHPLDAVYKEMVEQARAGNAKPDNTRQISVEEDSKTTAKDFESHEEATLPKESSPSKESVKQSIKTIPPPTRIPTKLTPLKKLDKIDGARKKDAMGQDKQLYKREDSKIDNPLATNRAARDYTNLKFQDPRFYECPKLLETIASTATTNTSAVTTPKQEIDLKEVLKRSESLSPRHEKDWEQLSSRFSSEENIIDIDKLSITTLARSEKSEKFDKEKHPSQFGQQKELTLSGGGTMFLKSNRSRDTTPSHEGAKLDDFRTMLIPDESSNVGGDKLKSILREKQSEDDDRPVDEERKSVRFDIEKELDIRFTYSRSEDDSESEPEEQEVQMLAMFSNRDTDWIPSSQKTICQRFNEETKEESEDKIDEGIRKSSSLEKIEGSKKNGKVVGKRFVVRNVSENEHRKRFVPQNVSDKEHRMQMTRDSLSGESLSRESSLDYTYTNKFNKIKNIDLVSKSETTDYSDSETRRKNRSKVDFLRNEQTDDDDTSDVPRVYRELDLVEKQRNEVAGKQEQGRNSKSETDYSDIDARRRNKSKVDFSRNEQTDDDDTSDFPKFYRDAGGKQEQDKNLEETKIRLSQEHEKDIEALQKQYKDKLEQTKKELEENFLEQKKQLEKNMNDKLEESRRKMVEKEEREIQKLIAEMDEAKLENLRKVKAELEVCYEKERQEILANLKTELDERKGELLELRNQEIGKLENEHERDLDEEKLAKLSEIKLTKQHSARIKAMKKELDKNFDELRSQVREQQRENISKITEEHEQRLVEIVRDFRINEDRTRKMYKQHLEEIRADFSREVEKEARKQTGRAIHQESIEFEKMRCEKRLLQDKYMALKEKYMKLKKEVRLAIERRSKRKEGYTTASETERSTSTRTRTDRTESSEQNTPLRNTHSSSATTNTKAHETQTTMNEQSEELHDPNEPNVQKANSGFQKSTATSNAKNVRFQPDDTSIASETNANTTTTKKNISKKVTSTAKPTATTGNNNNNNNNNLENPVENIRKQLEKLEDLGDQLPSNETAYTLRYPFQDKGNYTLYFN; this is encoded by the exons ATGAGTATTTCTCAGGAAAGCGCAGCCACAATCGTGTGCAAGGAGATCTTCGACGGCACCTCGCATCCGTCAGACGAAG AGGTGCTCGAATATGCGAGGCGCTTGGGAATCGATCCGGAAACAGAACCACACCTCCTGAATTTGGCTCGGGAGGGCCTGATGGCGGCCCTCCCGAAGGGATGGTTACCATGCTTCCATGAAACCAGCGGCGCTTGGTACTACTATCAGGCTTCCACCGGAATCACCACCTGGCAACATCCTCTGGACGCAGTCTACAAGGAGATGGTCGAGCAGGCTAGGGCTGGCAACGCTAAACCTGATAACACCAGGCAAATCAGCGTTG AAGAGGACTCGAAAACAACAGCGAAGGATTTCGAGTCTCACGAGGAAGCAACTCTGCCCAAGGAATCCTCTCCGTCGAAGGAATCTGTAAAACAATCTATCAAAACCATTCCCCCACCTACCAGAATCCCTACGAAATTGACACCTCTGAAAAAATTGGATAAAATTGATGGTGCAAGGAAGAAGGACGCTATGGGTCAAGACAAACAGCTGTATAAACGAGAAGACTCGAAAATAGATAATCCTCTGGCAACTAACAGAGCCGCCAGGGATTACACCAACCTCAAATTTCAAGATCCGAGGTTCTACGAGTGCCCCAAGCTTCTAGAAACAATCGCATCAACCGCAACCACCAATACGTCCGCGGTTACTACGCCAAAGCAGGAGATAGATTTAAAGGAAGTGCTAAAGAGATCGGAATCTCTTAGTCCGAGGCACGAGAAAGACTGGGAACAGTTGTCCAGCAGATTCAGTTCCGAAGAGAATATTATAGATATCGATAAACTCAGCATCACCACGCTAGCCAGGTCAGAGAAGTCTGAAAAGTTTGATAAGGAGAAACACCCGAGTCAGTTTGGTCAACAAAAGGAACTCACTCTAAGTGGCGGAGGGACTATGTTTCTGAAGAGCAACAGAAGCAGAGACACTACACCTAGTCACGAAGGCGCTAAACTTGATGATTTCAGGACCATGCTGATCCCGGACGAGAGCAGCAACGTCGGTGGAGACAAGTTGAAATCGATTCTCAGAGAAAAACAATCCGAGGATG ACGACAGACCAGTGGACGAAGAGCGGAAAAGCGTACGCTTCGACATAGAAAAGGAATTGGACATCAGGTTCACCTATTCCAGGTCCGAAGACGATTCGGAGTCCGAACCTGAGGAGCAGGAAGTTCAGATGCTCGCGATGTTTTCTAACCGAGATACCGATTGGATTCCTTCGTCGCAAAAGACAATTTGTCAAAGATTCAACGAAGAAACCAAAGAGGAGTCCGAAGACAAAATCGATGAGGGTATCAGGAAGAGTTCGTCGTTGGAGAAAATCGAAGGATCGAAGAAAAATGGGAAAGTCGTGGGCAAGAGGTTCGTCGTTCGGAACGTTTCCGAGAACGAGCATCGTAAAAGATTTGTTCCGCAGAACGTTTCTGACAAGGAGCACCGTATGCAGATGACAAGAGATAGTTTATCCGGAGAAAGTTTGTCGAGGGAGAGCAGCTTGGATTACACGTACAccaataaatttaacaaaatcaaAAACATCGATCTGGTCTCGAAAAGCGAGACCACCGATTACAGCGACTCCGAAACGCGCCGAAAGAACAGATCGAAGGTAGATTTCTTACGAAACGAACAGACCGACGACGATGATACCTCGGACGTTCCTAGAGTCTATCGCGAACTCGATCTCGTAGAGAAGCAACGCAACGAGGTTGCTGGGAAACAGGAACAGGGTAGGAACTCGAAAAGCGAAACCGATTACAGTGACATCGACGCGCGCCGGAGGAACAAATCAAAAGTAGATTTTTCGCGAAACGAACAGACCGATGACGATGATACCTCAGACTTTCCTAAGTTTTATCGTGATGCTGGCGGAAAACAGGAGCAGGACAAGAATCTGGAGGAAACGAAAATAAGGTTGAGTCAAGAACATGAAAAGGACATCGAAGCCTTGCAAAAACAGTACAAAGATAAATTAGAGCAAACGAAGAAAGAGTTGGAGGAGAATTTCCTGGAGCAGAAGAAGCAGCTAGAGAAAAACATGAACGACAAGCTAGAGGAATCGAGGCGGAAAATGGTTGAAAag GAGGAACGGGAGATTCAGAAATTAATCGCAGAAATGGACGAGGCTAAACTGGAGAACTTGAGGAAGGTGAAGGCCGAATTGGAAGTCTGCTACGAAAAGGAGAGACAGGAAATTTTGGCGAATCTGAAGACGGAACTCGACGAGAGAAAAGGTGAACTGCTGGAACTACGGAACCAAGAAATAGGAAAGTTGGAGAACGAACACGAACGTGATCTAGACGAGGAGAAACTCGCGAAACTTAGCGAGATCAAACTGACGAAACAGCACTCCGCGAGAATTAAAGCTATGAAGAAGGAATTGGACAAGAACTTTGACGAATTACGCTCTCAAGTACGGGAGCAGCAGAGggagaatatttcgaaaatcaCGGAGGAGCACGAGCAACGTCTGGTTGAAATTGTACGCGATTTTAGAATCAAC GAGGATCGCACTCGCAAGATGTATAAGCAACATTTGGAGGAGATTCGTGCCGATTTTTCACGCGAAGTAGAAAAAGAAGCGAGGAAACAGACAGGAAGAGCTATTCACCAAGAGAGCATCGAATTCGAGAAAATGCGTTGCGAAAAGCGACTACTGCAAGACAAATATATGGCGTTGAAggagaaatatatgaaattaaagaagGAGGTTCGTTTGGCTATCGAGAGGAGGAGCAAAAGGAAGGAGGGATACACCACGGCTTCGGAAACCGAAAGGTCAACGTCAACGAGAACGAGAACCGACAGAACCGAGTCATCGGAACAAAA TACTCCACTACGAAACACGCACTCGAGCTCGGCGACGACGAACACTAAAGCGCACGAGACTCAGACGACCATGAACGAGCAGTCGGAAGAATTACACGATCCGAACGAACCGAACGTTCAGAAGGCGAACTCGGGGTTTCAGAAGAGCACAGCTACGTCGAACGCGAAGAACGTGAGATTCCAACCTGACGACACGAGCATCGCCAGCGAGACGAACGCCAACACGACCACCACGAAGAAGAACATCAGCAAGAAAGTAACCAGCACCGCGAAACCCACCGCTACCACCGGaaacaacaataataacaataataataacctCGAGAACCCGGTCGAGAACATTAGGAAACAATTGGAAAAGCTCGAGGATCTCGGTGATCAACTGCCAAGCAACGAAACGGCCTATACATTGCGATATCCTTTCCAAGATAAAG GCAACTATACACTCTACTTTAACTAG
- the Cep164 gene encoding centrosomal protein 164 isoform X3 has product MSISQESAATIVCKEIFDGTSHPSDEEVLEYARRLGIDPETEPHLLNLAREGLMAALPKGWLPCFHETSGAWYYYQASTGITTWQHPLDAVYKEMVEQARAGNAKPDNTRQISVEEDSKTTAKDFESHEEATLPKESSPSKESVKQSIKTIPPPTRIPTKLTPLKKLDKIDGARKKDAMGQDKQLYKREDSKIDNPLATNRAARDYTNLKFQDPRFYECPKLLETIASTATTNTSAVTTPKQEIDLKEVLKRSESLSPRHEKDWEQLSSRFSSEENIIDIDKLSITTLARSEKSEKFDKEKHPSQFGQQKELTLSGGGTMFLKSNRSRDTTPSHEGAKLDDFRTMLIPDESSNVGGDKLKSILREKQSEDDDRPVDEERKSVRFDIEKELDIRFTYSRSEDDSESEPEEQEVQMLAMFSNRDTDWIPSSQKTICQRFNEETKEESEDKIDEGIRKSSSLEKIEGSKKNGKVVGKRFVVRNVSENEHRKRFVPQNVSDKEHRMQMTRDSLSGESLSRESSLDYTYTNKFNKIKNIDLVSKSETTDYSDSETRRKNRSKVDFLRNEQTDDDDTSDVPRVYRELDLVEKQRNEVAGKQEQGRNSKSETDYSDIDARRRNKSKVDFSRNEQTDDDDTSDFPKFYRDAGGKQEQDKNLEETKIRLSQEHEKDIEALQKQYKDKLEQTKKELEENFLEQKKQLEKNMNDKLEESRRKMVEKEEREIQKLIAEMDEAKLENLRKVKAELEVCYEKERQEILANLKTELDERKGELLELRNQEIGKLENEHERDLDEEKLAKLSEIKLTKQHSARIKAMKKELDKNFDELRSQVREQQRENISKITEEHEQRLVEIVRDFRINEDRTRKMYKQHLEEIRADFSREVEKEARKQTGRAIHQESIEFEKMRCEKRLLQDKYMALKEKYMKLKKEVRLAIERRSKRKEGYTTASETERSTSTRTRTDRTESSEQNTPLRNTHSSSATTNTKAHETQTTMNEQSEELHDPNEPNVQKANSGFQKSTATSNAKNVRFQPDDTSIASETNANTTTTKKNISKKVTSTAKPTATTGNNNNNNNNNLENPVENIRKQLEKLEDLGDQLPSNETAYTLRYPFQDKAPANASSELEFFRHRIHVERDSVKRAREALRHQENVFQGRQRAWKQRSVRATLEQLVQEERELSDMEVNLHRTKSLLGEKVIQLRHLEQSLERVVNAKTNENDATSTKNEELTLSDMSSVSSGISSTDLATDTFIEFVFDLVVLILRTQTNRITTRSRRKSSQAWKT; this is encoded by the exons ATGAGTATTTCTCAGGAAAGCGCAGCCACAATCGTGTGCAAGGAGATCTTCGACGGCACCTCGCATCCGTCAGACGAAG AGGTGCTCGAATATGCGAGGCGCTTGGGAATCGATCCGGAAACAGAACCACACCTCCTGAATTTGGCTCGGGAGGGCCTGATGGCGGCCCTCCCGAAGGGATGGTTACCATGCTTCCATGAAACCAGCGGCGCTTGGTACTACTATCAGGCTTCCACCGGAATCACCACCTGGCAACATCCTCTGGACGCAGTCTACAAGGAGATGGTCGAGCAGGCTAGGGCTGGCAACGCTAAACCTGATAACACCAGGCAAATCAGCGTTG AAGAGGACTCGAAAACAACAGCGAAGGATTTCGAGTCTCACGAGGAAGCAACTCTGCCCAAGGAATCCTCTCCGTCGAAGGAATCTGTAAAACAATCTATCAAAACCATTCCCCCACCTACCAGAATCCCTACGAAATTGACACCTCTGAAAAAATTGGATAAAATTGATGGTGCAAGGAAGAAGGACGCTATGGGTCAAGACAAACAGCTGTATAAACGAGAAGACTCGAAAATAGATAATCCTCTGGCAACTAACAGAGCCGCCAGGGATTACACCAACCTCAAATTTCAAGATCCGAGGTTCTACGAGTGCCCCAAGCTTCTAGAAACAATCGCATCAACCGCAACCACCAATACGTCCGCGGTTACTACGCCAAAGCAGGAGATAGATTTAAAGGAAGTGCTAAAGAGATCGGAATCTCTTAGTCCGAGGCACGAGAAAGACTGGGAACAGTTGTCCAGCAGATTCAGTTCCGAAGAGAATATTATAGATATCGATAAACTCAGCATCACCACGCTAGCCAGGTCAGAGAAGTCTGAAAAGTTTGATAAGGAGAAACACCCGAGTCAGTTTGGTCAACAAAAGGAACTCACTCTAAGTGGCGGAGGGACTATGTTTCTGAAGAGCAACAGAAGCAGAGACACTACACCTAGTCACGAAGGCGCTAAACTTGATGATTTCAGGACCATGCTGATCCCGGACGAGAGCAGCAACGTCGGTGGAGACAAGTTGAAATCGATTCTCAGAGAAAAACAATCCGAGGATG ACGACAGACCAGTGGACGAAGAGCGGAAAAGCGTACGCTTCGACATAGAAAAGGAATTGGACATCAGGTTCACCTATTCCAGGTCCGAAGACGATTCGGAGTCCGAACCTGAGGAGCAGGAAGTTCAGATGCTCGCGATGTTTTCTAACCGAGATACCGATTGGATTCCTTCGTCGCAAAAGACAATTTGTCAAAGATTCAACGAAGAAACCAAAGAGGAGTCCGAAGACAAAATCGATGAGGGTATCAGGAAGAGTTCGTCGTTGGAGAAAATCGAAGGATCGAAGAAAAATGGGAAAGTCGTGGGCAAGAGGTTCGTCGTTCGGAACGTTTCCGAGAACGAGCATCGTAAAAGATTTGTTCCGCAGAACGTTTCTGACAAGGAGCACCGTATGCAGATGACAAGAGATAGTTTATCCGGAGAAAGTTTGTCGAGGGAGAGCAGCTTGGATTACACGTACAccaataaatttaacaaaatcaaAAACATCGATCTGGTCTCGAAAAGCGAGACCACCGATTACAGCGACTCCGAAACGCGCCGAAAGAACAGATCGAAGGTAGATTTCTTACGAAACGAACAGACCGACGACGATGATACCTCGGACGTTCCTAGAGTCTATCGCGAACTCGATCTCGTAGAGAAGCAACGCAACGAGGTTGCTGGGAAACAGGAACAGGGTAGGAACTCGAAAAGCGAAACCGATTACAGTGACATCGACGCGCGCCGGAGGAACAAATCAAAAGTAGATTTTTCGCGAAACGAACAGACCGATGACGATGATACCTCAGACTTTCCTAAGTTTTATCGTGATGCTGGCGGAAAACAGGAGCAGGACAAGAATCTGGAGGAAACGAAAATAAGGTTGAGTCAAGAACATGAAAAGGACATCGAAGCCTTGCAAAAACAGTACAAAGATAAATTAGAGCAAACGAAGAAAGAGTTGGAGGAGAATTTCCTGGAGCAGAAGAAGCAGCTAGAGAAAAACATGAACGACAAGCTAGAGGAATCGAGGCGGAAAATGGTTGAAAag GAGGAACGGGAGATTCAGAAATTAATCGCAGAAATGGACGAGGCTAAACTGGAGAACTTGAGGAAGGTGAAGGCCGAATTGGAAGTCTGCTACGAAAAGGAGAGACAGGAAATTTTGGCGAATCTGAAGACGGAACTCGACGAGAGAAAAGGTGAACTGCTGGAACTACGGAACCAAGAAATAGGAAAGTTGGAGAACGAACACGAACGTGATCTAGACGAGGAGAAACTCGCGAAACTTAGCGAGATCAAACTGACGAAACAGCACTCCGCGAGAATTAAAGCTATGAAGAAGGAATTGGACAAGAACTTTGACGAATTACGCTCTCAAGTACGGGAGCAGCAGAGggagaatatttcgaaaatcaCGGAGGAGCACGAGCAACGTCTGGTTGAAATTGTACGCGATTTTAGAATCAAC GAGGATCGCACTCGCAAGATGTATAAGCAACATTTGGAGGAGATTCGTGCCGATTTTTCACGCGAAGTAGAAAAAGAAGCGAGGAAACAGACAGGAAGAGCTATTCACCAAGAGAGCATCGAATTCGAGAAAATGCGTTGCGAAAAGCGACTACTGCAAGACAAATATATGGCGTTGAAggagaaatatatgaaattaaagaagGAGGTTCGTTTGGCTATCGAGAGGAGGAGCAAAAGGAAGGAGGGATACACCACGGCTTCGGAAACCGAAAGGTCAACGTCAACGAGAACGAGAACCGACAGAACCGAGTCATCGGAACAAAA TACTCCACTACGAAACACGCACTCGAGCTCGGCGACGACGAACACTAAAGCGCACGAGACTCAGACGACCATGAACGAGCAGTCGGAAGAATTACACGATCCGAACGAACCGAACGTTCAGAAGGCGAACTCGGGGTTTCAGAAGAGCACAGCTACGTCGAACGCGAAGAACGTGAGATTCCAACCTGACGACACGAGCATCGCCAGCGAGACGAACGCCAACACGACCACCACGAAGAAGAACATCAGCAAGAAAGTAACCAGCACCGCGAAACCCACCGCTACCACCGGaaacaacaataataacaataataataacctCGAGAACCCGGTCGAGAACATTAGGAAACAATTGGAAAAGCTCGAGGATCTCGGTGATCAACTGCCAAGCAACGAAACGGCCTATACATTGCGATATCCTTTCCAAGATAAAG CGCCGGCGAATGCCTCTTCGGAGCTGGAGTTCTTTCGGCACCGAATTCACGTCGAAAGGGATTCAGTGAAGAGGGCACGGGAGGCGCTTCGACACCAGGAGAACGTATTCCAGGGACGGCAGAGGGCTTGGAAGCAACGTAGCGTCCGAGCAACCCTCGAGCAATTAGTTCag GAGGAACGCGAACTCTCGGACATGGAAGTGAACTTGCATCGAACTAAGAGCCTTCTGGGTGAGAAAGTGATCCAATTAAGGCACTTGGAGCAATCTCTGGAGAGAGTGGTTAATGCTAAAACCAACGAAAATGACGCGACTTCGACGAAGAACGAAGAACTGACGTTGAGCGATATGTCTAGCGTGAGCAGTGGTATCAGTTCAACCGACTTGGCAACGGATACGTTTATAG AATTTGTTTTCGATCTTGTGGTCTTGATCCTTCGTACTCAGACAAACCGGATCACTACCAGGAGTCGACGGAAATCATCGCAAGCCTGGAAAACCTAA